In Dermatophagoides farinae isolate YC_2012a chromosome 9, ASM2471394v1, whole genome shotgun sequence, a genomic segment contains:
- the LOC124497698 gene encoding uncharacterized protein LOC124497698: MATIFNNNVDCIIEILSKLSLNDREQCRRISHSWYWSANRLASIQQELYIIGHDRHHRCRKHSHIPQRREKIIIDDNNGGSTTELNTIYWPYPFIRYQCYCLILKRFPNLRTIGFESINHWNDHMIEELIINCPHLHSISFIQCYGVGQSRMHESNHINLTYNGWQRLIHSYGQQIHTLILKDCQIDERQLAIIVDGFRQLVRLDITDNRLEQATALRNLSPTIRSLSLGNHFGSEMAIHDYHNDIHYIPLSSIVSGSGCYSITELFVQGYLDNQFPRIVQMKQLQHLTIHFWRTLFDEHDSIQCLSSIRHLSQLQSLEIYHHNTHDTSLAMNKELLEILRGCPNLERLVFDSKNGFECPFDDRMFERMKLYCPKMTSLTINPGDFSTTNCSLQTLATFPHLKRLKLIDFPAINSEGILSLLKQSRTITDLIIQDCCYIDRPEQFIQSIIDDVHRIQDNNPLRRHLNVRISSTQTIYRFLSSKPEIHSIKLGGQNGDSCLTMITISQPPQSSSSSVYSLFTNSSSSSSSSSSSSMAAKFNQSSRYLKYFGQLFYLSNENFTRTLLSIPDIVSNGMKILSTLTIISLVFIMYFLQSIFTNYMDRSFSTIPSSSSSSSSSQQSSPQQSSSSSSSSSSTSLLQSSDSIMNKIIYISSFLASISFLYLLIRCICLVTFESHSFLLHLTQELFEQIL; the protein is encoded by the exons ATGGccacaattttcaataataatgttgattgtATAATTGAAATActatcaaaattatcattgaatgatcgTGAACAATGTCGTCGAATATCACATTCATGGTATTGGTCTGCTAACCGATTGGCTTCAATACAACAAGAATTGTATATTATTGGCCatgatcgtcatcatcgttgtcgaaAACATTCACATATTCCACAacgaagagaaaaaattatcattgatgataataatggtggatcaacaacagaattgaATACAATATATTGGCCATATCCATTTATACGTTATCAATGTTATTGTTTAATATTGAAACGTTTTCCAAATTTACGTACCATTGgttttgaatcaataaatcattgGAATGATCATATGATTGaagaattgattattaattgtccacatttacattcaatatcattcattcaatgttatGGTGTTGGCCAAAGTCGTATGCATGAATCGAATCATATAAATCTAACATATAATGGTTGGCAAAGATTAATACATTCATATGGTCAACAAATTCATACATTGATACTCAAAGATTGTCAAATTGATGAACGTCAATTGgccatcattgttgatggatTTCGACAATTAGTACGATTGGATATAACTGATAATCGTTTGGAACAGGCTACAGCATTGCGTAATTTATCGCCAACAATTCGATCACTTTCGTTGGGTAATCATTTTGGATCTGAAATGGCCattcatgattatcataatgatatACATTAtataccattatcatcgattgttTCTGGTTCTGGTTGTTATTCAATAACTGAATTATTTGTCCAAGGTTATCTTGACAATCAATTCCCACGGATTgtacaaatgaaacaattacAACATTTAACCATACATTTTTGGCGTACATTATTCGATGAACATGATTCCATtcaatgtttatcatcaattcgtCATTTAAGCCAATTACAAAGTTTAGAAATCTATCAT CATAATACACATGATACATCATTGGcaatgaataaagaattgTTGGAAATATTACGTGGCTGTCCAAATCTTGAACGATtagtttttgattcaaaaaatggATTCGAATGTCCATTCGATGATCGAATGtttgaaagaatgaaattgtACTGTCCAAAAATGACATCATTGACCATAAATCCTGGTGATTTTTCCACCACTAATTGTTCATTACAAACATTGGCAACATTTCCTCATTTGAAAcgattaaaattgattgattttccaGCAATAAATTCCGAaggaattttatcattactaAAACAATCTCGTACAATAACCGATCTGATAATCCAAGATTGTTGTTATATTGATCGACCAgaacaatttattcaatcaatcatcgatgatgttcATCGTATTCAAG ATAATAATCCATTACGTCGTCATTTAAATGTACgaatatcatcaacacaaacaatatatcgatttttatcatcgaaaccagaaattcattcaataaaattagGTGGCCAAAATGGTGATTCATGTTTAACGATGATTACTATTTCACAGccaccacaatcatcatcatcatccgtatattcattatttacaaattcatcatcatcatcatcatcgtcatcatcatcatcaatggcagCCAAATTTAACCAATCATCTAGATATCTAAAATATTTTGgtcaattattttatttatcgaatgaaaattttactaGAACTTTACTATCAATACCGGATATTGTAtcgaatggaatgaaaattttatcaacattAACCATTATATCATTGGTTTTCATTATGTattttttacaatcaatATTTACCAATTATATGGATAGATCATTTTCCACCAttccttcatcatcatcatcatcgtcgtcgtcgcaGCAATCTTCaccacaacaatcatcatcatcatcatcatcatcatcatcgacatcgttattacaatcatcagattcaataatgaacaaaataatttacatatcatcatttttggcatcaatatcatttttatatctATTAATACGTTGTATTTGTTTAGTTACATTTgaatcacattcatttttattgcaTTTAACACAAGAATTATTTGAACAAATTCTAtga